A stretch of Ipomoea triloba cultivar NCNSP0323 chromosome 11, ASM357664v1 DNA encodes these proteins:
- the LOC115996935 gene encoding uncharacterized protein At4g02000-like, translating to MASINHVDISNMCANLTLADVDEEDVSMQLPNVQINDVSEEVSYYAVGRVVTNKPIKFLFFQDTMAMVWQPAMGVTMRQLQPQRFLICFYHETDLARILGDGPWSYEQNLLILHKLQPGDDPETIPINHTEFWIQIHSLPFGLISAMVVSAIGGYLGTLIQTDERNFDGSMRTYYRVRVAIDVTKPLKKQMKLKKDNGTWAVVDFRYERLPTFCFICGIIGHGDRVCPKIVQGIDVKAEKPFGIWLRAG from the coding sequence ATGGCTTCTATCAACCACGTTGACATCTCAAACATGTGTGCAAATCTTACTCTTGCTGATGTTGATGAGGAGGATGTATCCATGCAACTTCCTAACGTTCAGATCAACGATGTCTCTGAGGAAGTAAGTTATTATGCAGTAGGAAGAGTTGTAACCAACAAACCGATAAAGTTCCTGTTCTTTCAAGACACCATGGCTATGGTGTGGCAGCCGGCAATGGGAGTGACGATGCGACAACTTCAACCACAACGTTTTTTGATCTGTTTTTATCATGAAACTGATCTAGCTAGAATATTGGGTGATGGACCATGGTCATACGAACAAAATCTTCTGATCTTGCATAAGCTTCAACCGGGAGACGATCCTGAAACCATACCAATAAACCATACTGAGTTCTGGATTCAGATCCACTCCCTGCCTTTTGGACTTATATCTGCTATGGTTGTTTCGGCCATAGGAGGTTATCTAGGGACACTTATTCAGACTGATGAGAGGAACTTTGATGGTTCCATGAGAACTTATTACCGGGTGCGGGTGGCTATTGATGTTACTAAACCCTTGAAAAAACAgatgaaattgaaaaaagaTAACGGGACGTGGGCTGTTGTTGATTTCCGATATGAGAGGTTGCCGACTTTCTGCTTTATATGTGGCATCATTGGACATGGAGACAGAGTCTGCCCAAAGATTGTTCAAGGGATTGATGTTAAAGCTGAGAAACCATTCGGAATATGGCTCCGAGCGGGATAG